The following proteins come from a genomic window of Pseudochaenichthys georgianus chromosome 17, fPseGeo1.2, whole genome shotgun sequence:
- the LOC117462370 gene encoding midnolin-like, whose translation MEQQRGICSFTPGGSAGCGTGVSTGQPTMRLCITSTTGSPVELTVPLGETVEGLRTHISHKLRLETNRIVLLFRDRQLTAGKLVDLGVADGSKLTLVPAIEAGSACSTARAERTIMDVLESLPEIKISDFLSGRSPLTINLGVGAQTMYVQLQLTAQNVADLRAGGSSELQTDLPAATMTSPPNPYTNTPGSTSPVSQTSKSSVSTSSIQLSSQRHKTSFNSAAPPSHSLTTALPHEVFTPHSTHTSPSVLSTPSLPSGSPHPSCPAPTATPVCHPAPTGSIPGPHSPAPASTFTESNVHASSTSELCKQPGAVIESLVSHSPGVFSGTFSGSLAPCSQTGISHSRRGFGIILQILQDLLRAAFLHQGAQPAPPHLRCPNMNPPSGPLLTAEQPSKAKSKTLVTQRAEHSKTQGGESPPSCSSTHENQTLHCKLERLQHLMLQRRLRRRTRRNSQTSHPYQHHRHRP comes from the exons ATGGAGCAGCAGCGGGGCATCTGTAGCTTCACCCCGGGTGGGTCCGCAGGCTGCGGGACTGGGGTCTCCACCGGTCAGCCCACCATGCGTTTGTGCATCACCTCGACCACCGGCAGCCCGGTGGAGCTCACTGTGCCCCTGGGAGAGACTGTGGAGGGACTGAGGACTCACATCTCCCATAAACTTAGACTGGAGACTAACAGAATCGTCCTTCTGTTTAGAGACAG GCAGCTGACTGCAGGCAAACTGGTGGACCTGGGTGTAGCAGATGGAAGCAAACTGACCCTGGTCCCTGCCATTGAGGCTGGTTCAGCG TGCTCCACTGCCAGAGCTGAGAGAACCATAATGGACGTCTTGGAAAGTTTACCAGAAATCAAG ATCAGTGACTTCCTGTCTGGGCGCTCGCCTCTGACCATCAACCTGGGAGTCGGAGCCCAAACGATGTATGTGCAGCTCCAGCTTACTGCACAGAACGTGGCCGATCTGAGAGCTGGGGGAAGCAGTGAGCTTCAAACTGACCTGCCTGCTGCCACCATGACGAGCCCCCCTAACCCCTACACCAATACCCCAGGATCCACCTCACCTGTTTCCCAAACATCAAAGTCTTCTGTCTCCACGTCCTCGATCCAACTGAGCTCTCAAAGACACAAAACGTCCTTTAACTCAGCAGCTCCCCCCTCCCACTCCCTCACCACAGCTCTTCCACATGAGGTCTTTACTCCCCACTCAACACACACATCTCCTTCTGTTCTTTCAACCCCTTCTTTGCCTTCTGGTAGTCCACATCCCAGCTGTCCAGCACCAACAGCCACACCGGTCTGTCATCCTGCTCCAACCGGCTCCATCCCTGGACCCCACAGCCCAGCGCCAGCCTCCACCTTCACAGAG AGTAATGTTCATGCCTCATCCACGTCAGAGCTGTGTAAGCAACCAGGAGCTGTCATAGAAAGTCTTGTGAGCCACTCTCCAGGTGTCTTCTCCGGGACTTTTTCTG GCTCTCTGGCCCCTTGCAGTCAGACCGGCATCAGCCATTCTCGACGAGGCTTTGGCATCATTCTCCAGATCCTCCAAGACCTCCTCAGAGCGGCCTTTCTCCACCAGGGGGCTCAACCTGCCCCTCCTCATCTCCGTTGTCCTAATATGAACCCTCCTTCCGGCCCACTGCTCACAGCAGAGCAGCCAAGCAAAGCAAAAAGCAAAACACTGGTCACCCAGAGGGCAGAGCACAGTAAAACCCAAG GTGGGGAGAGTCCCCCCTCATGCTCGTCCACACACGAGAATCAAACATTGCACTGTAAGCTGGAGCGCCTGCAGCACTTGATGCTTCAGAGGCGTCTTCGCAGGCGGACTCGCAGGAACTCGCAGACGTCTCACCCATACCAGCACCATCGCCATCGTCCCTAG
- the cirbpa gene encoding cold inducible RNA binding protein a isoform X2: MSDEGKLFIGGLSFETNEDSLAAAFEKYGTIEKVDVIRDKETGKSRGFGFVKYDNSEDSKDALDGMNGKTLDGRCIRVDEAGKGGRTRGGGYNSGQRGQRGGFSGRGRGGRGGGYNGDRGYGDRSYNERSFSGEGRFGRGGGGGGGGQYSRSSGGGYSSYRDNRGQGSYGERSYRDGYDSYAANE, encoded by the exons atgtcGGACGAAGGTAAATTGTTCATCGGAGGACTGAGCTTCGAGACCAACGAGGACTCTCTGGCCGCAGCTTTCGAAAAATATGGAACCATCGAAAAAG TGGATGTGATCAGAGACAAAGAAACGGGGAAGTCTCGCGGTTTCGGCTTCGTGAAATACGATAATTCAGAAGATTCTAAAGATGCACTTGACGGCATGAACGGCAAG ACTCTGGATGGACGGTGTATTCGCGTGGATGAAGCCGGAAAGGGTGGCCGCACCAGAGGAGGAGGTTACAATTCTGGCCAGAGAGGACAGCGAGGTGGATTCAGCGGGCGTGGGAGAGGTGGACGAG GAGGTGGATACAATGGAGACAGGGGCTATGGTGACAGGAGCTACAACGAAAGAAGCTTTAGTGGAGAGGGGCGATTTGGAAGAGGAGGTGGTGGTGGCGGTGGCGGCCAGTACAGCAGGAGCAGCGGTGGCGGATACTCAAGCTACAGAGACAATAG gGGTCAGGGGTCATACGGTGAACGCTCCTACCGCGATGGATACGACAGCTATG CTGCAAACGAGTAA
- the cirbpa gene encoding cold inducible RNA binding protein a isoform X3 yields MSDEGKLFIGGLSFETNEDSLAAAFEKYGTIEKVDVIRDKETGKSRGFGFVKYDNSEDSKDALDGMNGKTLDGRCIRVDEAGKGGRTRGGGYNSGQRGQRGGFSGRGRGGGYNGDRGYGDRSYNERSFSGEGRFGRGGGGGGGGQYSRSSGGGYSSYRDNRGQGSYGERSYRDGYDSYAANE; encoded by the exons atgtcGGACGAAGGTAAATTGTTCATCGGAGGACTGAGCTTCGAGACCAACGAGGACTCTCTGGCCGCAGCTTTCGAAAAATATGGAACCATCGAAAAAG TGGATGTGATCAGAGACAAAGAAACGGGGAAGTCTCGCGGTTTCGGCTTCGTGAAATACGATAATTCAGAAGATTCTAAAGATGCACTTGACGGCATGAACGGCAAG ACTCTGGATGGACGGTGTATTCGCGTGGATGAAGCCGGAAAGGGTGGCCGCACCAGAGGAGGAGGTTACAATTCTGGCCAGAGAGGACAGCGAGGTGGATTCAGCGGGCGTGGGAGAG GAGGTGGATACAATGGAGACAGGGGCTATGGTGACAGGAGCTACAACGAAAGAAGCTTTAGTGGAGAGGGGCGATTTGGAAGAGGAGGTGGTGGTGGCGGTGGCGGCCAGTACAGCAGGAGCAGCGGTGGCGGATACTCAAGCTACAGAGACAATAG gGGTCAGGGGTCATACGGTGAACGCTCCTACCGCGATGGATACGACAGCTATG CTGCAAACGAGTAA
- the cirbpa gene encoding cold inducible RNA binding protein a isoform X1 encodes MSDEGKLFIGGLSFETNEDSLAAAFEKYGTIEKVDVIRDKETGKSRGFGFVKYDNSEDSKDALDGMNGKTLDGRCIRVDEAGKGGRTRGGGYNSGQRGQRGGFSGRGRGGRGYSRGGGYNGDRGYGDRSYNERSFSGEGRFGRGGGGGGGGQYSRSSGGGYSSYRDNRGQGSYGERSYRDGYDSYAANE; translated from the exons atgtcGGACGAAGGTAAATTGTTCATCGGAGGACTGAGCTTCGAGACCAACGAGGACTCTCTGGCCGCAGCTTTCGAAAAATATGGAACCATCGAAAAAG TGGATGTGATCAGAGACAAAGAAACGGGGAAGTCTCGCGGTTTCGGCTTCGTGAAATACGATAATTCAGAAGATTCTAAAGATGCACTTGACGGCATGAACGGCAAG ACTCTGGATGGACGGTGTATTCGCGTGGATGAAGCCGGAAAGGGTGGCCGCACCAGAGGAGGAGGTTACAATTCTGGCCAGAGAGGACAGCGAGGTGGATTCAGCGGGCGTGGGAGAGGTGGACGAGGTTACTCCAGAG GAGGTGGATACAATGGAGACAGGGGCTATGGTGACAGGAGCTACAACGAAAGAAGCTTTAGTGGAGAGGGGCGATTTGGAAGAGGAGGTGGTGGTGGCGGTGGCGGCCAGTACAGCAGGAGCAGCGGTGGCGGATACTCAAGCTACAGAGACAATAG gGGTCAGGGGTCATACGGTGAACGCTCCTACCGCGATGGATACGACAGCTATG CTGCAAACGAGTAA